The following nucleotide sequence is from Triticum dicoccoides isolate Atlit2015 ecotype Zavitan chromosome 7B, WEW_v2.0, whole genome shotgun sequence.
agctcgcctgaggtgattcctgcatctccggcgaccgtcacgtctccgtcaccttcgcctccgccggctcctgctgctgctctacgtccacatgcgcgcagtcggagtggcatttttcagcctaagcaacgtcatgatggcacagttgcttggttagcggcgtgcatgtctgctgctctcgcagatccatcctctgagccacgcacgtatcaagctgctatgcgcattcctcattggagagaggccatggagcaggagtatcaagcgcttcttcgcaatcagacatggactcttgttcctccacaatcacgagtaaatgtcattgattccaaatgggttttcaaagtgaagaagcattctgatgggtccattgagagctataaggctcgtctggttgctcgtggttttcgacagcgttttggacttgactatgaagacaccttcagtccagtggtcaagcctactaccatcagacttcttctctctctggctgttactcgaggttggtttcttcgtcagcttgatgttcaaaatgcttttcttcatggtgtcttggcggaggaggtttacatgcgccagcctccgggtttctctgatccggatcgccctgatcatctctgtcgtctgtccaaggcaatttatggtctgaagcaggcacctcgtgcttggcatgctcgtcttgcaatggctcttcgtgctcatggttttgcatcatcaactgctgactcctcattgtttcttcttcaaaggcctgaggttactatgtacttgttggtctatgtagatgatatcattttggtcagctcctctcagtcggctgctactgcgcttgttcgctcacttggtgctgattttgcggtcaaggaccttgggaagcttcattactttcttggtgtggaggttacttctcgtgctgctggccttgttatgacgcagaagaagtactctctggatttgttgcagcgagctgggatgcttaagtgcaaaccgacgactacacccatgtctaccactgataagctcaatgctgttgatggtgtgcttctttcttcttctgatgcgaccgagtaccggagtattgttggtgggctccagtacttgacgatcacgcgaccagacatttcctatgctgttaaccgagtctgccagtatctgcagtcaccccgtaacactcattggtctgctgttaagcggattttgcgctatattcgtttcacggtggctcatggtttgcatatttggccgtctgactctggttgtctttcagcatattctgatgcagactgggctggcaatccggatgacaggcgatccacggggggttatgctgtcttctttggctctaacctgattgcctggagtgctcggaaacaggctactgtctcgcgtagcagtactgaggctgagtataaggctgtggccaatgccacatcagagattatctgggtacagtccttgcttcaggagttaagtataccccaatcacagcctcctgttctttggtgtgataacatcggtgctacatacctttctgcaaatccggtattccatgcccgaacgaaacacattgaagttgactatcactttgtgcgtgaacgtgtctctcagaagcaactacagatcaagtttatttcttccaaggatcaacttgctgacatcttcaccaagtcattgcctttgccacagtttgagacttgcaggcgcaatcttacccttctagattcattagaaagtggctaagattgagggagggtgttagactgtatttacatgtgtatattgtaacgttgtataccacctcattatatatatatgtgataggccacccctagagggttgtgtcggttccccccaaagcctattgtcttacaagcACAAAAAAGGAGCACCTGCGGCTACGACACCAGTGACGGCCTAAGGAGCTAAGGATGACCCGAGCTGGCGGCAGGGGGCGACAAGCAGGCCACCTGGACCTTTTGAGCACGAGATGAAGCCCCATCGCTGCCTATCGCTGTGCAGGCTTTCCCTGCGATGGTCATCAGCGACAACGGGAAGGTAGGGTGTAGGGGGCTGGCTCGGCTGCGGCTAGGGCTATGCCCCCCGAGTCATCAAGGAGGGCAACGCGGGGGAGGAAGATGGGAGCAAGTGCGGTCTCAAGCACTAGTATTCGATCTTACGAGAGTATATGATAATTTTGATTCCAAAACCTTCCATTATGTATGTCTTCTTCGGCGCCACTCCGACTCTCCACACTCGTGCTCGCAGCCTTGCCCTTACTAGTTGCCTAGTGTCCTGGCCTCTCCTGTTCTCTGCTCGCTCACTGGTTTTGCCTTTTGTGCCCAGCCGCCTCAGCTCTGCACGACCATAATCATGAGGGTttctacactggtagaaaaagaggcttccgtccagccccattagtcgcgaaactgtaggaaccgcgactaatgaagtctttagtcgcggttcggcagacgaaccgcgaccaaaggcctgggcccagggcgctcggtggccagctggtgcacgtgaggggctttagtcgcggttggccaggccaaccgcgactaaaggtgcgcaaaggcctttagtcgcggttggccaggccaaccgcgactaaagctcctcccctatatataccagttcagcacactcacttagccatttggtgccacttctcttcacaagcttcacaagggggtgtaggtttgcttttggttcctcttatgcacacaaggtgtttgatgaaataccctaagagggtgaaacaaacatgatatgaagtgttggagccacacttgaggttcctcatttatttttgcctcctcgatcgcggttagcaacttgaacctttcatgcatgtgtgtcattgataaaatatgcatgtgtgcagttcattgtttaatttatattgtttgtagctagttagtttaacaaatgcatgatggttaattatatattttatattataataatgcagatgaatcggcaatggatgtacggtaaccgactctccggcgagttcactacgggtttgaaagatttcctcgtagtggctaatgcgaacaagcaggggggttttgttatctgtccatgtgttatctgtaagaatcagaagggttactcttcctcaagagatgttcacatgcatctgcttcggcacggtttcatgccaagctataattgttggaccaagcatggagaaagaggggttataatggaagaagatgaagaaggggatgatttcatcgatgaaagctatcttgctcatttcggtgatactttcatggaggatgctgaaggtgaaggggaaggtgaagaagaggcacgtgatgatcccgttgatgatcttggtcggaccattgctgatgcacggagacggtgcgaaactgaaaaggagagggagaatttggatcgcatgttagaggatcacagaaaggcgctgtaccccggatgcgatgatggtctgaaaaagctgggctgcacactggatttgctgaaatggaaggcagaggcaggtgtagctgactcggcatttgaaaacttgctgaaaatgttgaagaatatgtttccaaaggataacgagttgcccgccagtacgtacgaagcaaagaaggttgtctgccctctaggtttagaggttctgaagatacatgcatgcatcaacgactgcatcctctaccgcggtgaatacgagaatttgaatgaatgcccggtatgcactgcattgcgttataagatcagaggcgatgaccctggtgacgatgttgagggcgggaaacccaggaagagggttcccgccaaggtgatgtggtatgctcctataataccacggttgaaacgtctgtttaggaacaaagagcatgccaagttgttgcgatggcacaaagaggaccgtaagtcggacggggagttgagacacaccgcagatggaacgcaatggagaaagatcgacagagagttcaaagattttgcagctgacgcaaggaacataagatttggtctaagtacagatggcatgaatccttttggcgagcagagctccagccatagcacctggcccgtgactctatgcatctacaaccttcctccttggttgtgcatgaagcggaagttcattatgatgccagtgctcatccaaggtccgaagcaacccggcaacgacatcgatgtgtacctaaggccattagttgatgaacttttacagctgtggggcagacctggtatccgtgtgtgggatgagcacaaaaaagaggaatttaacctacgagcgttgcttttcgtaaccatcaacgattggcctgctcttagtaacctttcgggactgtcaaataagggatacaatgcatgcacgcactgcttacatgagactgaaagtgtacatttgccaaattgtaagaagaacgtgtaccttgggcatcgtcgatttcttccgaaaattcatccagtaagaaagaaaggcaagcattacaacggcaaggcagatcaccggccgaagcctgcggaacgcactggtgctgaggtatttgatatggtcaaggatttgaaagtcatctttggaaagggtcctggcggacaattagttccgaagggagctgacgggcacgcagccatgtggaagaagaaatctatattctgggagctagaatattggaaagtcctagaagtccgctctgcaatcgacgtgatgcacgttacgaagaatatttgcgtgaacctcctaagcttcttgggcgtgtatgggaagacaaatgatacaaaggaagcacggcaggaccagcaacgtttgaaagaccctgatgaccggcatccggaatggtttcaaggtcgtgccagctacgctctgaccaaagaagagaaggtcatcttttttgaatgcctgagcagtatgaaggtcccatctggattctcgtccaatataaagggaataataaacatggcggagaaaaagttccaaaacctgaagtctcacgactgccacgtgattatgacgcaattgcttccgattgctttgagggggctcctgccggaaaatgttcgagtagccattgtgaagctatgtgcattcctcaatgcaatctctcagaaggtaatcaatccagaagttctaccacggttacagaacgatgtgatccaatgccttgccagtttcgagttggtgttcccgccatccttcttcaatattatgacgcacctcctggttcacctagtcgaagagattttcgttctcggtcctgtatttctacacaatatgttccccttcgagaggttcatgggagtattaaagaaatatgttcgtaaccgtgctaggccagaaggaagcatcgccaagggctatggaaatgaggaggtaattgagttttctgttgactttgttcctgaccttaagccgattggtcttcctcgatcgcggcacgaggggagactaagtggaaaaggcacgatcggaaggaaatcaacgatatgtatggacggccattctctgactgaagcacaccacactgtactgaccaattccagcttggtggctccgtactttgagaaacacaagaatattttacgctcggacaacccggggaagcctgaatcctggattaggaaggcccacatggagactttcggcagttggttgagaaaacatttaatgaatgacaatgatgttgtagatcagctgtacatgttggccaagacaccatcttcgactataacgactttccaagggtacgagataaatgggaatacattttacacgatcgtccaagataaaaagagcaccaaccaaaacagtggtgtccgctttgatgcagcaaccgagaatgggcaaaaggtcacatattatggttacatagaggagatatgggaacttgactatggaccctcctttaaggtccctttgttccggtgcaaatggttcaagctaacaggaggtggggtaaaggtggacgagcaatacggaatgacaatgatggatttcaacaatcttggttaccttgacgaaccattcgtccttgccaaagatgtcgctcaggttttttatttgaaggacatgagtagcaaaccgaggaaacggaaagataagaaaacgatcagtacatcatgcgatgatccaaagcgccacattgttctttcagggaaaagaaacatcgtgggagtggaggacaagacagacatgtcagaagattatgatatgtttggtgaaattccgcccttcaaagtgaacattgacccaagcattaagttaaatgatgaggatgctccatggatacggcacaatcgtaagcaagcagggacacaagggaagaattgatgtgtaataatttattgtaccaaactttgtatttggtcgatgaactgaatgatgtatcaaaccttttgtcaaaccttcaaggggttttaaaatgaattagttttatttttctgatttttttgatatataattgtatttttaagattttaaaatgaattagttttatttttctgattttaaaaggaaaaaggaagaagaagaaagaaggaaaaaggaagaaaaaaacagaagaaaaaaacagaagaaaaaaggaaaaacagaagaaaaaaacaaacagaagaaaaacataagaaaaaaacagaagaaaaaaacagaagaaaaaaggaaaaaggaaaaaaggaagaaaaaaagaaaatatgccacctactgggccaccacggcctgaatacgactagaaacccattaaagggccaggattcaggcccgcagaaggccgagtaggcccacaggcacatagtgacagaataggcccgtaagcctgcatttgagaggagctcgaagtggtgagcgcagccgcgcttataaaccactatcgaagcctctcggctagcaaggtgggactaaacatcccaccgcaccgcgccagttctagcacagacctttagtcccggttggggaggcggaccgcgactaaagggtaccctttagtcacggttgttgtccccaactgcgactaaagggtctttctgcgcgggaacggaagcggcgccaaaaccctttagtcccggttggggaggcggaccgcgactaaagggtacctttagtcgcggtccgcctctccaaccgcgactaaaggtgcgtctataaatactgcacttagcagttttgccacttcccattctcctctctctcgacgccgaagcgctgccccgacgccgacgccgaagccctgccccgacgccgacgccgaNNNNNNNNNNNNNNNNNNNNNNNNNNNNNNNNNNNNNNNNNNNNNNNNNNNNNNNNNNNNNNNNNNNNNNNNNNNNNNNNNNNNNNNNNNNNNNNNNNNNNNNNNNNNNNNNNNNNNNNNNNNNNNNNNNNNNNNNNNNNNNNNNNNNNNNNNNNNNNNNNNNNNNNNNNNNNNNNNNNNNNNNNNNNNNNNNNNNNNNNNNNNNNNNNNNNNNNNNNNNNNNNNNNNNNNNNNNNNNNNNNNNNNNNNNNNNNNNNNNNNNNNNNNNNNNNNNNNNNNNNNNNNNNNNNNNNNNNNNNNNNNNNNNNNNNNNNNNNNNNNNNNNNNNNNNNNNNNNNNNNNNNNNNNNNNNNNNNNNNNNNNNNNNNNNNNNNNNNNNNNNNNNNNNNNNNNNNNNNNNNNNNNNNNNNNNNNNNNNNNNNNNNNNNNNNNNNNNNNNNNNNNNNNNNNNNNNNNNNNNNNNNNNNNNNNNNNNNNNNNNNNNNNNNNNNNNNNNNNNNNNNNNNNNNNNNNNNNNNNNNNNNNNNNNNNNNNNNNNNNNNNNNNNNNNNNNNNNNNNNNNNNNNNNNNNNNNNNNNNNNNNNNNNNNNNNNNNNNNNNNNNNNNNNNNNNNNNNNNNNNNNNNNNNNNNNNNNNNNNNNNNNNNNNNNNNNNNNNNNNNNNNNNNNNNNNNNNNNNNNNNNNNNNNNNNNNNNNNNNNNNNNNNNNNNNNNNNNNNNNNNNNNNNNNNNNNNNNNNNNNNNNNNNNNNNNNNNNNNNNNNNNNNNNNNNNNNNNNNNNNNNNNNNNNNNNNNNNNNNNNNNNNNNNNNNNNNNNNNNNNNNNNNNNNNNNNNNNNNNNNNNNNNNNNNNNNNNNNNNNNNNNNNNNNNNNNNNNNNNNNNNNNNNNNNNNNNNNNNNNNNNNNNNNNNNNNNNNNNNNNNNNNNNNNNNNNNNNNNNNNNNNNNNNNNNNNNNNNNNNNNNNNNNNNNNNNNNNNNNNNNNNNNNNNNNNNNNNNNNNNNNNNNNNNNNNNNNNNNNNNNNNNNNNNNNNNNNNNNNNNNNNNNNNNNNNNNNNNNNNNNNNNNNNNNNNNNNNNNNNNNNNNNNNNNNNNNNNNNNNNNNNNNNNNNNNNNNNNNNNNNNNNNNNNNNNNNNNNNNNNNNNNNNNNNNNNNNNNNNNNNNNNNNNNNNNNNNNNNNNNNNNNNNNNNNNNNNNNNNNNNNNNNNNNNNNNNNNNNNNNNNNNNNNNNNNNNNNNNNNNNNNNNNNNNNNNNNNNNNNNNNNNNNNNNNNNNNNNNNNNNNNNNNNNNNNNNNNNNNNNNNNNNNNNNNNNNNNNNNNNNNNNNNNNNNNNNNNNNNNNNNNNNNNNNNNNNNNNNNNNNNNNNNNNNNNNNNNNNNNNNNNNNNNNNNNNNNNNNNNNNNNNNNNNNNNNNNNNNNNNNNNNNNNNNNNNNNNNNNNNNNNNNNNNNNNNNNNNNNNNNNNNNNNNNNNNNNNNNNNNNNNNNNNNNNNNNNNNNNNNNNNNNNNNNNNNNNNNNNNNNNNNNNNNNNNNNNNNNNNNNNNNNNNNNNNNNNNNNNNNNNNNNNNNNNNNNNNNNNNNNNNNNNNNNNNNNNNNNNNNNNNNNNNNNNNNNNNNNNNNNNNNNNNNNNNNNNNNNNNNNNNNNNNNNNNNNNNNNNNNNNNNNNNNNNNNNNNNNNNNNNNNNNNNNNNNNNNNNNNNNNNNNNNNNNNNNNNNNNNNNNNNNNNNNNNNNNNNNNNNNNNNNNNNNNNNNNNNNNNNNNNNNNNNNNNNNNNNNNNNNNNNNNNNNNNNNNNNNNNNNNNNNNNNNNNNNNNNNNNNNNNNNNNNNNNNNNNNNNNNNNNNNNNNNNNNNNNNNNNNNNNNNNNNNNNNNNNNNNNNNNNNNNNNNNNNNNNNNNNNNNNNNNNNNNNNNNNNNNNNNNNNNNNNNNNNNNNNNNNNNNNNNNNNNNNNNNNNNNNNNNNNNNNNNNNNNNNNNNNNNNNNNNNNNNNNNNNNNNNNNNNNNNNNNNNNNNNNNNNNNNNNNNNNNNNNNNNNNNNNNNNNNNNNNNNNNNNNNNNNNNNNNNNNNNNNNNNNNNNNNNNNNNNNNNNNNNNNNNNNNNNNNNNNNNNNNNNNNNNNNNNNNNNNNNNNNNNNNNNNNNNNNNNNNNNNNNNNNNNNNNNNNNNNNNNNNNNNNNNNNNNNNNNNNNNNNNNNNNNNNNNNNNNNNNNNNNNNNNNNNNNNNNNNNNNNNNNNNNNNNNNNNNNNNNNNNNNNNNNNNNNNNNNNNNNNNNNNNNNNNNNNNNNNNNNNNNNNNNNNNNNNNNNNNNNNNNNNNNNNNNNNNNNNNNNNNNNNNNNNNNNNNNNNNNNNNNNNNNNNNNNNNNNNNNNNNNNNNNNNNNNNNNNNNNNNNNNNNNNNNNNNNNNNNNNNNNNNNNNNNNNNNNNNNNNNNNNNNNNNNNNNNNNNNNNNNNNNNNNNNNNNNNNNNNNNNNNNNNNNNNNNNNNNNNNNNNNNNNNNNNNNNNNNNNNNNNNNNNNNNNNNNNNNNNNNNNNNNNNNNNNNNNNNNNNNNNNNNNNNNNNNNNNNNNNNNNNNNNNNNNNNNNNNNNNNNNNNNNNNNNNNNNNNNNNNNNNNNNNNNNNNNNNNNNNNNNNNNNNNNNNNNNNNNNNNNNNNNNNNNNNNNNNNNNNNNNNNNNNNNNNNNNNNNNNNNNNNNNNNNNNNNNNNNNNNNNNNNNNNNNNNNNNNNNNNNNNNNNNNNNNNNNNNNNNNNNNNNNNNNNNNNNNNNNNNNNNNNNNNNNNNNNNNNNNNNNNNNNNNNNNNNNNNNNNNNNNNNNNNNNNNNNNNNNNNNNNNNNNNNNNNNNNNNNNNNNNNNNNNNNNNNNNNNNNNNNNNNNNNNNNNNNNNNNNNNNNNNNNNNNNNNNNNNNNNNNNNNNNNNNNNNNNNNNNNNNNNNNNNNNNNNNNNNNNNNNNNNNNNNNNNNNNNNNNNNNNNNNNNNNNNNNNNNNNNNNNNNNNNNNNNNNNNNNNNNNNNNNNNNNNNNNNNNNNNNNNNNNNNNNNNNNNNNNNNNNNNNNNNNNNNNNNNNNNNNNNNNNNNNNNNNNNNNNNNNNNNNNNNNNNNNNNNNNNNNNNNNNNNNNNNNNNNNNNNNNNNNNNNNNNNNNNNNNNNNNNNNNNNNNNNNNNNNNNNNNNNNNNNNNNNNNNNNNNNNNNNNNNNNNNNNNNNNNNNNNNNNNNNNNNNNNNNNNNNNNNNNNNNNNNNNNNNNNNNNNNNNNNNNNNNNNNNNNNNNNNNNNNNNNNNNNNNNNNNNNNNNNNNNNNNNNNNNNNNNNNNNNNNNNNNNNNNNNNNNNNNNNNNNNNNNNNNNNNNNNNNNNNNNNNNNNNNNNNNNNNNNNNNNNNNNNNNNNNNNNNNNNNNNNNNNNNNNNNNNNNNNNNNNNNNNNNNNNNNNNNNNNNNNNNNNNNNNNNNNNNNNNNNNNNNNNNNNNNNNNNNNNNNNNNNNNNNNNNNNNNNNNNNNNNNNNNNNNNNNNNNNNNNNNNNNNNNNNNNNNNNNNNNNNNNNNNNNNNNNNNNNNNNNNNNNNNNNNNNNNNNNNNNNNNNNNNNNNNNNNNNNNNNNNNNNNNNNNNNNNNNNNNNNNNNNNNNNNNNNNNNNNNNNNNNNNNNNNNNNNNNNNNNNNNNNNNNNNNNNNNNNNNNNNNNNNNNNNNNNNNNNNNNNNNNNNNNNNNNNNNNNNNNNNNNNNNNNNNNNNNNNNNNNNNNNNNNNNNNNNNNNNNNNNNNNNNNNNNNNNNNNNNNNNNNNNNNNNNNNNNNNNNNNNNNNNNNNNNNNNNNNNNNNNNNNNNNNNNNNNNNNNNNNNNNNNNNNNNNNNNNNNNNNNNNNNNNNNNNNNNNNNNNNNNNNNNNNNNNNNNNNNNNNNNNNNNNNNNNNNNNNNNNNNNNNNNNNNNNNNNNNNNNNNNNNNNNNNNNNNNNNNNNNNNNNNNNNNNNNNNNNNNNNNNNNNNNNNNNNNNNNNNNNNNNNNNNNNNNNNNNNNNNNNNNNNNNNNNNNNNNNNNNNNNNNNNNNNNNNNNNNNNNNNNNNNNNNNNNNNNNNNNNNNNNNNNNNNNNNNNNNNNNNNNNNNNNNNNNNNNNNNNNNNNNNNNNNNNNNNNNNNNNNNNNNNNNNNNNNNNNNNNNNNNNNNNNNNNNNNNNNNNNNNNNNNNNNNNNNNNNNNNNNNNNNNNNNNNNNNNNNNNNNNNNNNNNNNNNNNNNNNNNNNNNNNNNNNNNNNNNNNNNNNNNNNNNNNNNNNNNNNNNNNNNNNNNNNNNNNNNNNNNNNNNNNNNNNNNNNNNNNNNNNNNNNNNNNNNNNNNNNNNNNNNNNNNNNNNNNNNNNNNNNNNNNNNNNNNNNNNNNNNNNNNNNNNNNNNNNNNNNNNNNNNNNNNNNNNNNNNNNNNNNNNNNNNNNNNNNNNNNNNNNNNNNNNNNNNNNNNNNNNNNNNNNNNNNNNNNNNNNNNNNNNNNNNNNNNNNNNNNNNNNNNNNNNNNNNNNNNNNNNNNNNNNNNNNNNNNNNNNNNNNNNNNNNNNNNNNNNNNNNNNNNNNNNNNNNNNNNNNNNNNNNNNNNNNNNNNNNNNNNNNNNNNNNNNNNNNNNNNNNNNNNNNNNNNNNNNNNNNNNNNNNNNNNNNNNNNNNNNNNNNNNNNNNNNNNNNNNNNNNNNNNNNNNNNNNNNNNNNNNNNNNNNNNNNNNNNNNNNNNNNNNNNNNNNNNNNNNNNNNNNNNNNNNNNNNNNNNNNNNNNNNNNNNNNNNNNNNNNNNNNNNNNNNNNNNNNNNNNNNNNNNNNNNNNNNNNNNNNNNNNNNNNNNNNNNNNNNNNNNNNNNNNNNNNNNNNNNNNNNNNNNNNNNNNNNNNNNNNNNNNNNNNNNNNNNNNNNNNNNNNNNNNNNNNNNNNNNNNNNNNNNNNNNNNNNNNNNNNNNNNNNNNNNNNNNNNNNNNNNNNNNNNNNNNNNNNNNNNNNNNNNNNNNNNNNNNNNNNNNNNNNNNNNNNNNNNNNNNNNNNNNNNNNNNNNNNNNNNNNNNNNNNNNNNNNNNNNNNNNNNNNNNNNNNNNNNNNNNNNNNNNNNNNNNNNNNNNNNNNNNNNNNNNNNNNNNNNNNNNNNNNNNNNNNNNNNNNNNNNNNNNNNNNNNNNNNNNNNNNNNNNNNNNNNNNNNNNNNNNNNNNNNNNNNNNNNNNNNNNNNNNNNNNNNNNNNNNNNNNNNNNNNNNNNNNNNNNNNNNNNNNNNNNNNNNNNNNNNNNNNNNNNNNNNNNNNNNNNNNNNNNNNNNNNNNNNNNNNNNNNNNNNNNNNNNNNNNNNNNNNNNNNNNNNNNNNNNNNNNNNNNNNNNNNNNNNNNNNNNNNNNNNNNNNNNNNNNNNNNNNNNNNNNNNNNNNNNNNNNNNNNNNNNNNNNNNNNNNNNNNNNNNNNNNNNNNNNNNNNNNNNNNNNNNNNNNNNNNNNNNNNNNNNNNNNNNNNNNNNNNNNNNNNNNNNNNNNNNNNNNNNNNNNNNNNNNNNNNNNNNNNNNNNNNNNNNNNNNNNNNNNNNNNNNNNNNNNNNNNNNNNNNNNNNNNNNNNNNNNNNNNNNNNNNNNNNNNNNNNNNNNNNNNNNNNNNNNNNNNNNNNNNNNNNNNNNNNNNNNNNNNNNNNNNNNNNNNNNNNNNNNNNNNNNNNNNNNNNNNNNNNNNNNNNNNNNNNNNNNNNNNNNNNNNNNNNNNNNNNNNNNNNNNNNNNNNNNNNNNNNNNNNNNNNNNNNNNNNNNNNNNNNNNNNNNNNNNNNNNNNNNNNNNNNNNNNNNNNNNNNNNNNNNNNNNNNNNNNNNNNNNNNNNNNNNNNNNNNNNNNNNNNNNNNNNNNNNNNNNNNNNNNNNNNNNNNNNNNNNNNNctgcggcggcctttagtcgcggttggccagaagaaccgcgactaaaggtcctccgccccgacggccacctgtcgcccacgtggacgggcctttagtcgcggttcttaagcaaccgcgactaaagggggggcctttagtcgcgcccgttcggtcgcggttgcgcaaccgcgactaatggcagttgcgaaccgcgaccaaaggcccttttttcaCCAGCTAGGATTTTTGGAATTGGGAAGACGAGTCAGGTGAAGGTTTCTGGTTGGATCGTGCATCAATGTTTCATGtgtatttgttttatttttttagacCTATGTATCGT
It contains:
- the LOC119341469 gene encoding uncharacterized protein LOC119341469, which produces MYGNRLSGEFTTGLKDFLVVANANKQGGFVICPCVICKNQKGYSSSRDVHMHLLRHGFMPSYNCWTKHGERGVIMEEDEEGDDFIDESYLAHFGDTFMEDAEGEGEGEEEARDDPVDDLGRTIADARRRCETEKERENLDRMLEDHRKALYPGCDDGLKKLGCTLDLLKWKAEAGVADSAFENLLKMLKNMFPKDNELPASTYEAKKVVCPLGLEVLKIHACINDCILYRGEYENLNECPVCTALRYKIRGDDPGDDVEGGKPRKRVPAKVMWYAPIIPRLKRLFRNKEHAKLLRWHKEDRKSDGELRHTADGTQWRKIDREFKDFAADARNIRFGLSTDGMNPFGEQSSSHSTWPVTLCIYNLPPWLCMKRKFIMMPVLIQGPKQPGNDIDVYLRPLVDELLQLWGRPGIRVWDEHKKEEFNLRALLFVTINDWPALSNLSGLSNKGYNACTHCLHETESVHLPNCKKNVYLGHRRFLPKIHPVRKKGKHYNGKADHRPKPAERTGAEVFDMVKDLKVIFGKGPGGQLVPKGADGHAAMWKKKSIFWELEYWKVLEQRLKDPDDRHPEWFQGRASYALTKEEKVIFFECLSSMKVPSGFSSNIKGIINMAEKKFQNLKSHDCHVIMTQLLPIALRGLLPENKYVRNRARPEGSIAKGYGNEEVIEFSVDFVPDLKPIGLPRSRHEGRLSGKGTIGRKSTICMDGHSLTEAHHTVLTNSSLVAPYFEKHKNILRSDNPGKPESWIRKAHMETFGSWLRKHLMNDNDVVDQLYMLAKTPSSTITTFQGYEINGNTFYTIVQDKKSTNQNSGVRFDAATENGQKVTYYGYIEEIWELDYGPSFKVPLFRCKWFKLTGGGVKVDEQYGMTMMDFNNLGYLDEPFVLAKDVAQVFYLKDMSSKPRKRKDKKTISTSCDDPKRHIVLSGKRNIVGVEDKTDMSEDYDMFGEIPPFKVNIDPSIKLNDEDAPW